Proteins encoded in a region of the Bubalus bubalis isolate 160015118507 breed Murrah chromosome 9, NDDB_SH_1, whole genome shotgun sequence genome:
- the GZMM gene encoding granzyme M isoform X3, giving the protein MVSLQKSSVHQCGGVLLRQNWVLTAAHCLTQPTQQLRLVLGLHVLGENSLTYHIRKVVRHPEYKPVPHLENDLALLKLDGKVKPSRTIQPLALPRGRQVVATGTRCSVAGWGLTHQPGNLARVLQELDLRVLDTRMCNNSRFWHGNISSHMICLAADSKNQAPCKGDSGGPVVCKRGQVAGILSFSSESCTDIFKPPVAVAVAPYMPWIKKVLRHNGSPPSP; this is encoded by the exons ATGGTCTCGCTGCAGAAGTCGTCTGTCCACCAATGTGGTGGGGTGCTCCTGCGCCAAAATTGGGTGTTGACAGCTGCCCACTGCCTGACCCAGCC GACGCAGCAGCTGAGGCTTGTGCTGGGGCTTCATGTGCTGGGAGAGAACAGCCTTACCTACCACATCAGGAAGGTGGTCCGGCACCCCGAATACAAGCCAGTCCCTCATCTGGAGAATGACCTCGCGCTGCTAAAG CTGGACGGGAAGGTGAAGCCCAGCAGGACCATCCAGCCCCTGGCGTTGCCCCGAGGGCGCCAGGTGGTGGCCACAGGCACCCGGTGCAGCGTGGCCGGCTGGGGCCTGACCCACCAGCCTGGGAACCTGGCCAGGGTGCTGCAGGAGCTGGACTTGCGTGTGCTGGACACCAGGATGTGCAACAACAGTCGGTTCTGGCATGGCAACATCAGCTCCCACATGATCTGCCTGGCAGCTGACTCCAAGAACCAGGCCCCCTGCAAG GGGGACTCAGGCGGGCCGGTGGTGTGCAAAAGAGGCCAAGTGGCTGGaatcctgtccttcagctctgaGAGTTGCACCGACATCTTCAAACCCCCCGTGGCTGTCGCTGTGGCCCCCTACATGCCCTGGATCAAGAAGGTCCTCCGCCACAATGGCTCACCTCCCTCACCTTGA
- the GZMM gene encoding granzyme M isoform X2: MVDPTRPLQGGNTFETHIIGGRDAVPHSRPYMVSLQKSSVHQCGGVLLRQNWVLTAAHCLTQPTQQLRLVLGLHVLGENSLTYHIRKVVRHPEYKPVPHLENDLALLKLDGKVKPSRTIQPLALPRGRQVVATGTRCSVAGWGLTHQPGNLARVLQELDLRVLDTRMCNNSRFWHGNISSHMICLAADSKNQAPCKGDSGGPVVCKRGQVAGILSFSSESCTDIFKPPVAVAVAPYMPWIKKVLRHNGSPPSP, translated from the exons ATGGTGGATCCCACCAGGCCTCTCCAGG gaGGCAACACCTTCGAGACCCACATCATCGGGGGTCGAGACGCTGTCCCCCACTCACGCCCATACATGGTCTCGCTGCAGAAGTCGTCTGTCCACCAATGTGGTGGGGTGCTCCTGCGCCAAAATTGGGTGTTGACAGCTGCCCACTGCCTGACCCAGCC GACGCAGCAGCTGAGGCTTGTGCTGGGGCTTCATGTGCTGGGAGAGAACAGCCTTACCTACCACATCAGGAAGGTGGTCCGGCACCCCGAATACAAGCCAGTCCCTCATCTGGAGAATGACCTCGCGCTGCTAAAG CTGGACGGGAAGGTGAAGCCCAGCAGGACCATCCAGCCCCTGGCGTTGCCCCGAGGGCGCCAGGTGGTGGCCACAGGCACCCGGTGCAGCGTGGCCGGCTGGGGCCTGACCCACCAGCCTGGGAACCTGGCCAGGGTGCTGCAGGAGCTGGACTTGCGTGTGCTGGACACCAGGATGTGCAACAACAGTCGGTTCTGGCATGGCAACATCAGCTCCCACATGATCTGCCTGGCAGCTGACTCCAAGAACCAGGCCCCCTGCAAG GGGGACTCAGGCGGGCCGGTGGTGTGCAAAAGAGGCCAAGTGGCTGGaatcctgtccttcagctctgaGAGTTGCACCGACATCTTCAAACCCCCCGTGGCTGTCGCTGTGGCCCCCTACATGCCCTGGATCAAGAAGGTCCTCCGCCACAATGGCTCACCTCCCTCACCTTGA
- the GZMM gene encoding granzyme M isoform X1, whose translation MLLLLVVLEALWAGGNTFETHIIGGRDAVPHSRPYMVSLQKSSVHQCGGVLLRQNWVLTAAHCLTQPTQQLRLVLGLHVLGENSLTYHIRKVVRHPEYKPVPHLENDLALLKLDGKVKPSRTIQPLALPRGRQVVATGTRCSVAGWGLTHQPGNLARVLQELDLRVLDTRMCNNSRFWHGNISSHMICLAADSKNQAPCKGDSGGPVVCKRGQVAGILSFSSESCTDIFKPPVAVAVAPYMPWIKKVLRHNGSPPSP comes from the exons atgctgctactgctggtgGTCCTGGAAGCCCTGTGGGCAG gaGGCAACACCTTCGAGACCCACATCATCGGGGGTCGAGACGCTGTCCCCCACTCACGCCCATACATGGTCTCGCTGCAGAAGTCGTCTGTCCACCAATGTGGTGGGGTGCTCCTGCGCCAAAATTGGGTGTTGACAGCTGCCCACTGCCTGACCCAGCC GACGCAGCAGCTGAGGCTTGTGCTGGGGCTTCATGTGCTGGGAGAGAACAGCCTTACCTACCACATCAGGAAGGTGGTCCGGCACCCCGAATACAAGCCAGTCCCTCATCTGGAGAATGACCTCGCGCTGCTAAAG CTGGACGGGAAGGTGAAGCCCAGCAGGACCATCCAGCCCCTGGCGTTGCCCCGAGGGCGCCAGGTGGTGGCCACAGGCACCCGGTGCAGCGTGGCCGGCTGGGGCCTGACCCACCAGCCTGGGAACCTGGCCAGGGTGCTGCAGGAGCTGGACTTGCGTGTGCTGGACACCAGGATGTGCAACAACAGTCGGTTCTGGCATGGCAACATCAGCTCCCACATGATCTGCCTGGCAGCTGACTCCAAGAACCAGGCCCCCTGCAAG GGGGACTCAGGCGGGCCGGTGGTGTGCAAAAGAGGCCAAGTGGCTGGaatcctgtccttcagctctgaGAGTTGCACCGACATCTTCAAACCCCCCGTGGCTGTCGCTGTGGCCCCCTACATGCCCTGGATCAAGAAGGTCCTCCGCCACAATGGCTCACCTCCCTCACCTTGA